In the genome of Nocardioides seonyuensis, one region contains:
- the pucL gene encoding factor-independent urate hydroxylase, producing MGIVLGPNQYGKAETRVVRIVRDTPRHEIRDLSVSTALRGDFTAAHVEGDQSQVLPTDTQKNTAFAFAKSHGIASPEDYGLALARRLLEAAPSATGATVRVEEYAWDRILVDGVGHDHAFVRRGGEVRTTEVDVSTSGAQVTSGIKDLVVLKSTGSEFKGFLRDEYTTLPDADDRILATSLAATWRYADAVERDWNAVHDDVRTLVLATFATTYSRALQQTLHAMGSAVLEAHGEIAEISFSAPNKHHFLVDLEPFGLENPGEVFIAADRPYGLIEATVCREDQG from the coding sequence ATGGGAATCGTCCTGGGGCCCAACCAGTACGGCAAGGCGGAGACGCGCGTCGTGCGCATCGTGCGTGACACCCCGCGCCACGAGATCCGCGACCTCAGCGTGTCCACGGCGCTGCGCGGGGACTTCACGGCGGCGCACGTCGAGGGCGACCAGTCGCAGGTGCTGCCCACGGACACCCAGAAGAACACCGCGTTCGCCTTCGCGAAGTCGCACGGGATCGCCTCGCCGGAGGACTACGGCCTGGCGCTGGCGCGCCGGCTGCTCGAGGCCGCGCCCTCCGCGACCGGCGCGACGGTCCGCGTCGAGGAGTACGCCTGGGACCGGATCCTCGTGGACGGCGTGGGGCACGACCACGCGTTCGTACGCCGTGGGGGAGAGGTCCGCACCACCGAGGTGGACGTGTCGACCTCGGGGGCGCAGGTGACCTCCGGCATCAAGGACCTGGTCGTGCTCAAGTCGACCGGCTCGGAGTTCAAGGGCTTCCTGCGCGACGAGTACACCACGTTGCCCGACGCCGACGACCGCATCCTGGCCACCTCGCTGGCGGCCACGTGGCGCTACGCCGATGCGGTGGAGCGGGACTGGAACGCGGTCCACGACGACGTGCGGACGCTGGTGCTGGCGACGTTCGCGACCACCTACAGCCGAGCGCTGCAGCAGACGCTGCACGCCATGGGAAGCGCGGTGCTGGAGGCCCATGGGGAGATCGCCGAGATCTCCTTCTCGGCGCCCAACAAGCACCACTTCCTCGTCGACCTCGAGCCGTTCGGGCTCGAGAACCCCGGCGAGGTCTTCATCGCCGCCGACCGGCCCTACGGGCTGATCGAGGCCACCGTGTGCAGGGAGGACCAGGGATGA
- the allB gene encoding allantoinase AllB codes for MAAETLLRAVRAVVDGRETSVAVRVRGGVVVELASYDAPALGAREVTLADDEVLLPGLVDTHVHVNEPGRTEWEGFASATRAAAAGGVTTILDMPLNSIPPTTSVAALEAKRDVARDQVHVDVGFWGGAVPGNVPDLAALHDSGVFGFKCFLLDSGVEEFPALSADDFADAMTEVARLGSLMLVHAEEADLIADCPHGTPYSAFLESRPDAAEERAIGLVVDTARATGGRVHVVHLSASGAVPTLRAARADGVDVSVETCPHYLYFDAESIADGATEHKCCPPIRGEANREALWAALVQGDVDLVVTDHSPCIPELKHADSGDFADAWGGIASLQVGLPVVWTAGRERGASLVDVARWMATAPARRARLGGKGEIAVGADADFCVFAPEVQQVVDAAALHHKNAVTPYSGRTLTGTVRQTWLRGVPIDLAGAPRGRLLKRDDS; via the coding sequence GTGGCAGCTGAGACCCTGTTGCGGGCGGTTCGCGCGGTTGTTGACGGGCGCGAGACGAGCGTCGCGGTGCGGGTTCGTGGCGGCGTCGTCGTCGAGCTGGCGTCGTACGACGCCCCCGCTCTCGGCGCGCGTGAGGTGACGCTGGCCGATGACGAGGTGCTGCTCCCCGGCCTGGTCGACACCCACGTCCACGTCAACGAGCCCGGACGGACCGAGTGGGAGGGTTTCGCGAGCGCCACCAGGGCCGCCGCGGCAGGGGGCGTGACGACGATCCTCGACATGCCGCTCAACAGCATTCCGCCGACCACCTCGGTGGCCGCCCTCGAGGCCAAGCGGGACGTCGCGCGCGACCAGGTCCACGTCGACGTCGGCTTCTGGGGAGGTGCGGTGCCGGGCAACGTGCCGGACCTGGCGGCCCTGCACGACTCAGGTGTCTTCGGGTTCAAGTGCTTCCTGCTCGACTCGGGGGTGGAGGAGTTCCCCGCGCTGTCCGCCGACGACTTCGCTGACGCGATGACCGAGGTCGCCCGCCTCGGCTCCCTGATGCTGGTCCACGCCGAGGAGGCCGACCTGATCGCGGACTGCCCGCACGGGACGCCGTACTCCGCCTTCCTGGAGAGCCGACCCGACGCTGCCGAGGAGCGTGCCATCGGCCTGGTGGTCGACACGGCTCGGGCGACGGGAGGTCGCGTCCACGTCGTGCACCTGAGCGCGTCCGGGGCGGTTCCCACCCTGCGGGCCGCTCGCGCGGACGGGGTGGACGTCTCGGTCGAGACGTGTCCGCACTATCTCTACTTCGACGCCGAGTCGATCGCCGACGGAGCGACCGAGCACAAGTGCTGCCCGCCGATCCGCGGTGAGGCCAACCGGGAGGCGCTGTGGGCTGCTCTCGTCCAGGGCGACGTGGACCTGGTGGTGACCGACCACAGTCCGTGCATCCCCGAGCTCAAGCACGCGGACAGTGGTGACTTCGCGGACGCGTGGGGCGGGATCGCGTCGTTGCAGGTGGGGCTCCCCGTGGTGTGGACGGCCGGTCGCGAACGTGGTGCCTCGCTCGTCGACGTCGCGCGCTGGATGGCCACGGCTCCGGCTCGGCGCGCCCGGCTGGGCGGCAAGGGCGAGATCGCCGTCGGCGCCGACGCGGACTTCTGCGTCTTCGCCCCAGAAGTCCAGCAGGTCGTCGACGCCGCAGCCTTGCACCACAAGAACGCCGTGACGCCCTACTCCGGGCGTACGCTCACCGGCACCGTGCGCCAGACCTGGCTGCGCGGCGTGCCGATCGACCTGGCCGGCGCCCCCCGCGGGCGGCTGCTGAAGAGGGACGACTCGTGA
- a CDS encoding xanthine dehydrogenase small subunit, whose protein sequence is MPEPQIVVNGTPRTLDGVPAFTNALDFLRSLGLTGAKEGCAEGECGACAVLVARPDGDGSRWTPVNACLVPAAALDGQEVVTAEGLGTPDDLHPVQAELASRGGSQCGYCTPGFVCSMAAEYYRPERPDSQPLEGGSDSEHGAERGPNGFDPHAMSGNLCRCTGYRPIRDAAWALGAPAPGDPLAARREEPAPEVSATRVDGAGGAFVRPGSLAEALDLLHDHPDATVVAGATDWGVEVNLRGRRASYAVAVDHLPRLRGLSTGEVIEIGAGLTLSEVEAGLGGEVPLLDEVWPLFASRLIRNSATIGGNIGTASPIGDLPPALLALEASVVLASREGDREVALADYFTGYRETVLRPGELITSVRVPRPLAALTAFHKIAKRRYDDISSVAVGFALDVVDDTVVRARIGLGGVAATPIRALATEAALEGRPWTFETVEAAAEVMRGEGTPMDDHRASAAYRSAMLGNALPRLWSETGRLPAEVGR, encoded by the coding sequence GTGCCTGAGCCGCAGATCGTCGTCAACGGCACCCCCCGCACCCTGGACGGGGTGCCCGCCTTCACCAACGCGCTCGACTTCCTCCGGAGCCTCGGCCTGACCGGCGCCAAGGAGGGCTGCGCCGAGGGGGAGTGCGGCGCGTGCGCGGTGCTGGTCGCCCGGCCCGACGGTGACGGCAGCAGGTGGACACCGGTCAACGCGTGCCTCGTCCCCGCGGCTGCGCTCGACGGGCAGGAGGTCGTCACCGCCGAGGGGCTCGGCACACCCGACGACCTGCACCCGGTCCAGGCGGAGCTGGCGTCGCGCGGCGGCTCCCAGTGCGGCTACTGCACGCCGGGCTTCGTGTGCTCCATGGCCGCTGAGTACTACCGCCCCGAGCGCCCGGACTCGCAGCCACTCGAAGGCGGGTCCGACTCCGAGCACGGTGCCGAGCGCGGGCCCAACGGCTTCGACCCCCACGCCATGAGCGGCAACCTGTGCCGCTGCACCGGCTACCGGCCCATCCGTGACGCTGCGTGGGCCCTCGGAGCGCCCGCCCCGGGCGACCCGCTGGCGGCGCGGCGGGAAGAGCCCGCTCCCGAGGTGTCCGCCACCAGGGTCGACGGAGCGGGGGGCGCGTTCGTCCGGCCCGGCAGCCTGGCCGAGGCGCTGGACCTGCTCCACGACCACCCCGACGCCACGGTGGTCGCCGGCGCGACCGACTGGGGCGTCGAGGTCAACCTGCGCGGTCGCCGGGCGTCGTACGCCGTCGCGGTCGACCACCTGCCCAGGCTTCGCGGGCTCTCGACCGGTGAGGTCATCGAGATCGGCGCCGGGCTCACCCTCAGCGAGGTCGAGGCCGGCCTGGGTGGCGAGGTGCCGCTGCTCGACGAGGTCTGGCCGCTCTTCGCCTCCAGGCTCATCCGCAACTCCGCGACGATCGGCGGCAACATCGGCACGGCCTCCCCGATCGGCGACCTGCCGCCGGCCCTCCTGGCACTCGAGGCGAGTGTCGTGCTGGCCTCGCGCGAGGGAGATCGGGAGGTCGCCCTCGCCGACTACTTCACGGGCTACCGCGAGACGGTGCTGAGGCCGGGCGAGCTGATCACGTCCGTCCGTGTGCCACGGCCGCTCGCGGCGCTCACGGCGTTCCACAAGATCGCCAAGCGGCGGTACGACGACATCTCCAGCGTCGCGGTCGGGTTCGCGCTCGACGTGGTCGACGACACCGTCGTACGCGCTCGGATCGGGCTCGGCGGAGTGGCCGCGACGCCGATCCGCGCCCTCGCCACGGAGGCGGCGCTCGAGGGCCGGCCATGGACCTTCGAGACCGTCGAGGCGGCGGCGGAGGTGATGCGTGGGGAGGGGACGCCGATGGACGACCACCGTGCCAGTGCGGCCTACCGCTCGGCGATGCTCGGCAACGCGCTGCCCAGGCTGTGGTCTGAGACGGGCAGGCTGCCGGCGGAGGTGGGCCGATGA
- the xdhC gene encoding xanthine dehydrogenase accessory protein XdhC: MHWLAAVEELRRQRRAGVLVTVVDVRGHAPRDAGAKMVVAADDTWGSIGGGNLEETAVSRARAMLDEQVAIPEQLTLGLTDKTRTDHGRQCCGGEVTVLLEPLVVVPSVAVFGVGHVGLELARILARHDLELHLVDSRSGQLTDERLACLADAEARVRVHHSPVPELALGAVPQGTHVLVMTHDHAEDFAVCDAALRCEHLGSVGLIGSAAKWARFRSGLLVEGHDEQTIARIHSPIGESGLPGKEPAAIAVSVAADLLREIAADSTEVRR, translated from the coding sequence GTGCACTGGCTTGCCGCTGTGGAGGAGCTCCGCCGCCAGCGTCGTGCCGGGGTGCTGGTCACGGTCGTCGATGTCCGCGGCCATGCACCGCGCGATGCCGGCGCCAAGATGGTCGTCGCTGCCGACGACACCTGGGGCAGCATCGGGGGTGGAAACCTCGAGGAGACCGCCGTCTCCCGGGCGCGGGCGATGCTCGACGAGCAGGTCGCCATCCCCGAGCAGCTCACGCTGGGCCTGACCGACAAGACCCGCACGGACCACGGACGCCAGTGCTGCGGCGGCGAGGTCACCGTGCTGCTCGAGCCGCTGGTCGTCGTACCCTCCGTGGCGGTCTTCGGCGTCGGCCATGTCGGGCTGGAGCTCGCGCGGATCCTGGCGCGACACGACCTCGAGCTGCACCTGGTCGACTCGCGCTCCGGTCAGCTCACCGACGAGCGACTGGCGTGCCTGGCCGATGCCGAGGCGCGGGTGCGTGTCCACCACTCGCCGGTCCCCGAGCTCGCTCTCGGCGCGGTGCCGCAGGGCACCCACGTGCTCGTGATGACCCACGACCATGCCGAGGACTTCGCCGTCTGCGACGCGGCCCTGCGTTGCGAGCACCTGGGCAGCGTCGGGCTGATCGGGTCGGCCGCCAAGTGGGCCAGGTTCAGGTCGGGCCTGCTGGTCGAGGGGCACGACGAGCAGACGATCGCCAGGATCCACAGCCCGATCGGGGAGTCTGGCCTGCCTGGCAAGGAGCCGGCCGCGATCGCGGTGTCCGTCGCCGCCGACCTGCTCCGTGAGATCGCGGCCGACTCCACCGAGGTCCGTCGGTGA
- a CDS encoding DUF6986 family protein, with the protein MEGQPRALDLDGLVGDLDARLEDADRALARLYPGERSVRQPVHTVYVPADRFRAELVTEYGDAALAAVADHEEVLLTLLDGDEDLLDRVRHKLGHEPVEDLRVDFEDGYGSRPDDEEDDAARAAARALSSAVASGTAAPWHGIRFKCLEPATRRRGVRTLSIFLEEYAGDDGLPDGFVLTLPKVTSVEQVGAMVHLTERLEAALGLGDRALVFEIQVETPQAVLGPDGTALVARMVHASAGRCTGLHYGTYDYSASCGIAAAQQSLEHPVADHAKAVMQAAAAGTGVRLSDGSTNVLPVGGADQVREAWRNHLRLVRRSLDRGYYQGWDLHPAQLPTRFAATFAFYREGYAAAAARLRDYVQRRESGVLDEPATARALADFLQRGVDCGALAPDEVEASTGVDHDHLAVLARRTRTADTDGKGG; encoded by the coding sequence ATGGAGGGGCAGCCGCGAGCGCTCGACCTCGACGGACTCGTCGGGGATCTCGACGCGCGGTTGGAGGACGCCGACCGCGCGCTGGCCCGGCTCTACCCCGGCGAACGGTCAGTCCGCCAGCCGGTGCACACCGTCTACGTCCCCGCCGACAGGTTCCGTGCCGAGCTCGTGACCGAGTACGGCGACGCCGCGCTGGCCGCGGTCGCCGACCACGAGGAGGTCCTGCTCACCCTCCTCGACGGCGACGAGGACCTGCTCGACCGGGTCCGGCACAAGCTGGGCCACGAGCCCGTCGAGGACCTGCGGGTCGACTTCGAGGACGGCTACGGCTCGCGTCCGGACGACGAGGAGGACGACGCGGCGCGGGCAGCGGCGCGGGCCCTGAGCTCTGCGGTCGCCTCGGGGACCGCCGCGCCGTGGCACGGGATCCGGTTCAAGTGCCTCGAGCCTGCCACCCGGCGCCGGGGGGTCCGGACGCTGTCGATCTTCCTGGAGGAGTACGCCGGCGACGACGGGCTTCCGGACGGCTTCGTCCTCACCCTCCCCAAGGTCACGTCGGTCGAACAGGTCGGCGCGATGGTGCACCTGACGGAGCGGTTGGAGGCTGCGCTCGGGCTGGGTGACCGGGCCCTGGTCTTCGAGATCCAGGTCGAGACGCCGCAGGCCGTCCTGGGTCCCGACGGGACGGCGCTGGTCGCACGCATGGTCCACGCGTCTGCGGGCCGGTGCACGGGGCTGCACTACGGGACCTACGACTACTCCGCCTCCTGCGGGATCGCGGCAGCGCAGCAGAGCCTGGAGCACCCGGTCGCCGACCACGCCAAGGCCGTGATGCAGGCGGCCGCCGCGGGCACCGGCGTACGACTCTCGGACGGGTCGACGAACGTGCTCCCCGTGGGTGGCGCCGACCAGGTGCGGGAGGCGTGGCGCAACCACTTGCGCCTCGTGCGCAGGTCCCTGGACCGGGGCTACTACCAGGGCTGGGACCTGCACCCCGCGCAGCTGCCCACCCGGTTCGCCGCCACCTTCGCCTTCTACCGCGAGGGCTACGCCGCGGCTGCCGCACGGCTTCGCGACTACGTGCAGCGCCGCGAGTCCGGCGTCCTGGACGAGCCGGCCACCGCGCGTGCCCTCGCGGACTTCCTCCAGCGCGGCGTCGACTGCGGGGCCTTGGCACCGGACGAGGTCGAGGCCTCGACCGGTGTCGACCACGACCACCTGGCCGTGCTCGCCCGACGGACGCGCACGGCCGACACCGACGGCAAGGGAGGCTGA
- the uraH gene encoding hydroxyisourate hydrolase: protein MAALSTHVLDTSRGRPAAGVRVTLESVSGTDLGEAVTDDDGRVASLGPGWLEPGDYRIRFHTGAWFTSDGIDAFYPEVVVAFSVASDEHFHVPLLLSPFGYSTYRGS, encoded by the coding sequence ATGGCCGCACTGAGCACGCACGTCCTCGACACCAGCCGCGGGCGACCGGCCGCCGGAGTCCGCGTCACGCTCGAGTCCGTGAGCGGCACCGACCTCGGCGAAGCCGTCACCGACGACGACGGACGTGTCGCTTCGCTGGGCCCCGGCTGGCTCGAACCGGGCGACTACCGCATCCGATTCCACACCGGCGCCTGGTTCACCTCGGACGGCATCGACGCCTTCTATCCGGAGGTGGTGGTGGCCTTCAGCGTGGCGAGCGACGAGCACTTCCACGTCCCGCTCCTCCTGAGTCCCTTCGGCTACTCGACCTACCGTGGCAGCTGA
- a CDS encoding bifunctional allantoicase/(S)-ureidoglycine aminohydrolase — protein sequence MTYWVPNGGHPAQTELTTDRAVFTDAYAVLPRGTMRDIVTSRLPFWDDTRLWVLARPLSGFAETFSWYVVEVAPGGGSERPEDDPAAEGVLFVVGGTLRLTISGIDHRVGSGAYAFIPPGTTWSLRNEDSTAATFHWVRKAYERVDGIEPPEAFVTQETEVSAEPMPGTDGAWSTQRFVDPLDTRHDMHVNIVSFEPGGAIPFPETHVMEHGLYVLEGKAVYLLNKDWVEVQAGDFMWLRAFCPQACYAGGPGPFRYLLYKDVNRHPRLTL from the coding sequence GTGACCTACTGGGTGCCGAACGGCGGTCATCCCGCCCAGACCGAGCTGACCACCGACCGGGCGGTGTTCACCGACGCCTACGCGGTGCTGCCGCGAGGCACCATGCGCGACATCGTGACCAGTCGGCTCCCGTTCTGGGACGACACACGCCTGTGGGTGCTGGCGCGCCCGCTGTCCGGCTTCGCCGAGACCTTCTCGTGGTACGTCGTCGAGGTGGCGCCTGGCGGCGGATCGGAGCGGCCCGAGGACGACCCAGCGGCCGAGGGCGTCCTGTTCGTGGTCGGGGGAACCCTCCGGCTGACGATCTCGGGCATCGACCACCGGGTCGGGTCCGGCGCCTACGCCTTCATCCCGCCGGGGACGACCTGGTCCCTGCGCAACGAGGACAGCACGGCAGCGACGTTCCACTGGGTCCGCAAGGCCTACGAGCGCGTCGACGGGATCGAGCCCCCCGAGGCGTTCGTGACGCAGGAGACCGAGGTCTCCGCCGAGCCCATGCCCGGCACCGACGGCGCGTGGAGCACCCAGCGCTTCGTCGACCCGCTCGACACCCGCCACGACATGCACGTCAACATCGTCAGCTTCGAGCCAGGTGGTGCGATCCCCTTCCCCGAGACCCACGTGATGGAGCACGGGCTCTACGTCCTCGAGGGCAAGGCGGTCTACCTGCTCAACAAGGACTGGGTCGAGGTCCAGGCCGGCGACTTCATGTGGCTGCGCGCGTTCTGTCCGCAGGCCTGCTACGCCGGGGGGCCGGGCCCCTTCCGCTACCTGCTCTACAAGGACGTCAACCGGCACCCGCGCCTGACCCTCTGA
- the xdhB gene encoding xanthine dehydrogenase molybdopterin binding subunit has protein sequence MSDLSRRPDDPAVGVAVAHESAALHVTGHALFTDDLVHRTRDVVHAHPVCSPHPHARVTRLDTAAALEVAGVVRVLTIADVPGVNDAGVKGDEPLFPEEVMFVGHAVCWVLGETLEAARLGAEAVEVDYEPLPAIVALTEAIEAGSFQGGQPVVSRGDVEAGLADAAHVFSGTTEMAGQEHFYLETHAALALVDESGQVFVQSSTQHPSETQEIVAHVLGRHNHDVTVQCLRMGGGFGGKEMQPHGFAAVAALGAVLTGRPVRVRLTRTLDMTMTGKRHGFHAQWRVGFDDDGRLLALEATLTSDGGWSLDLSEPVLARALCHVDNAYWIPHVLVHGRVARTHKTSQTAFRGFGGPQGMLVIEDVLGRCAPLLGVDPLELRRRNFYVAGQATPYGQEVRHPDRLATAWDQVIASGQVDDRLREIAEFNAAHPHTRRALAMTPVKFGISFNFTAFNQAGALVHVYKDGSVLINHGGTEMGQGLHTKMIQVAATALGVPLHRVRLAPTRTDKVPNTSATAASSSADLNGGAVKDACHQIMARLAEVDAGRGLPWEELVREAYFSRVQLWAAGFYRTEGIHWDSTVMQGHPFKYFAYGVAATEVEVDGFTGAYRTRRVDIVHDVGDSLSPLVDIGQIEGGFVQGAGWLTLEDLRWDESDGPGRGRLTTQSASTYKLPSFSELPDELNVALLEHAHEDGAVYGSKAVGEPPLMLALSVREALRQAAAAFGPEGTSVDLASPATPEQVFWAVERARGADPDHVAVGSPGIAPEKPDPSAPRLHPESERVSREAVGHESVEA, from the coding sequence ATGAGCGACCTGTCACGACGCCCGGACGATCCCGCGGTCGGGGTCGCTGTCGCGCACGAGAGCGCCGCCCTGCACGTCACCGGTCATGCGCTCTTCACCGACGACCTCGTGCACCGCACGCGCGACGTGGTGCACGCCCACCCGGTCTGCTCGCCGCATCCGCACGCCCGGGTGACCCGGCTCGACACGGCGGCGGCGCTCGAGGTGGCGGGCGTGGTTCGCGTGCTCACCATCGCCGACGTGCCCGGGGTCAACGACGCCGGGGTGAAGGGTGACGAGCCGCTGTTCCCCGAGGAGGTGATGTTCGTCGGCCACGCGGTCTGCTGGGTCCTCGGCGAGACCCTCGAGGCTGCCCGGCTGGGGGCCGAGGCCGTCGAGGTCGACTACGAGCCGCTGCCGGCGATCGTGGCGCTGACGGAGGCGATCGAGGCGGGCAGCTTCCAGGGCGGTCAGCCGGTGGTCAGCCGCGGCGACGTCGAGGCCGGCCTGGCTGACGCCGCCCACGTCTTCAGCGGCACCACGGAGATGGCAGGGCAGGAGCACTTCTACCTCGAGACGCACGCCGCGCTCGCGCTCGTGGACGAGAGCGGCCAGGTGTTCGTGCAGAGCAGCACGCAGCACCCCTCGGAGACGCAGGAGATCGTCGCCCACGTGCTCGGCCGCCACAACCACGACGTGACGGTGCAGTGCCTGCGGATGGGTGGCGGCTTCGGCGGCAAGGAGATGCAGCCGCACGGCTTCGCGGCGGTCGCGGCGCTGGGGGCGGTTCTCACCGGGCGACCGGTCCGGGTACGCCTCACCCGCACCCTCGACATGACCATGACCGGCAAGCGCCACGGCTTCCACGCGCAGTGGCGGGTCGGCTTCGACGACGACGGACGACTGCTCGCGCTCGAGGCGACACTCACCTCCGACGGCGGATGGAGCCTCGACCTGAGCGAGCCCGTGCTGGCACGCGCGCTGTGCCACGTCGACAACGCCTACTGGATCCCGCACGTCCTCGTGCACGGCCGTGTCGCGCGGACCCACAAGACGTCGCAGACCGCGTTCCGCGGCTTCGGCGGGCCGCAGGGCATGCTGGTGATCGAGGACGTCCTCGGCCGCTGCGCCCCGCTGCTCGGGGTCGACCCCCTCGAGCTGCGCCGCCGCAACTTCTACGTCGCAGGACAGGCCACGCCGTACGGCCAGGAGGTGCGTCACCCCGACCGGCTCGCGACGGCCTGGGACCAGGTGATCGCGTCCGGGCAGGTCGACGACCGGCTCCGGGAGATCGCCGAGTTCAATGCCGCCCACCCCCACACCAGGCGCGCACTGGCCATGACACCGGTGAAGTTCGGGATCTCGTTCAACTTCACGGCGTTCAACCAGGCCGGCGCGCTGGTGCACGTCTACAAGGACGGCTCCGTGCTGATCAACCACGGCGGCACCGAGATGGGCCAGGGCCTGCACACCAAGATGATCCAGGTGGCGGCGACGGCGCTGGGCGTCCCGCTCCATCGGGTGCGCCTGGCGCCCACCCGGACCGACAAGGTGCCCAACACCTCGGCGACCGCCGCGAGCTCCAGCGCCGACCTCAACGGTGGCGCGGTCAAGGACGCCTGTCACCAGATCATGGCGCGGCTCGCCGAGGTCGATGCCGGTCGCGGCCTCCCGTGGGAGGAGCTGGTCCGGGAGGCCTACTTCAGCCGCGTGCAGCTGTGGGCGGCAGGGTTCTACCGGACCGAGGGCATCCACTGGGACTCGACCGTGATGCAGGGCCACCCGTTCAAGTACTTCGCCTACGGTGTCGCGGCGACCGAGGTGGAGGTCGACGGCTTCACCGGGGCCTACCGCACCCGCCGCGTGGACATCGTCCACGACGTGGGCGACAGCCTGTCGCCGCTCGTCGACATCGGCCAGATCGAGGGCGGCTTCGTCCAGGGGGCGGGCTGGCTGACCCTCGAGGACCTGCGCTGGGACGAGTCCGACGGCCCGGGCCGCGGTCGGCTCACCACCCAGTCGGCCAGCACCTACAAGCTGCCGAGCTTCAGCGAGCTGCCCGACGAGCTCAACGTCGCGCTCCTCGAGCACGCCCACGAGGACGGAGCGGTCTACGGCTCGAAGGCGGTCGGCGAGCCGCCGCTGATGCTGGCGCTCTCGGTCCGTGAGGCGCTGCGCCAGGCGGCCGCGGCGTTCGGCCCTGAGGGCACCAGCGTCGACCTGGCGTCACCGGCCACCCCGGAGCAGGTGTTCTGGGCGGTCGAGCGGGCCCGTGGCGCCGACCCGGACCACGTGGCCGTGGGGAGTCCCGGGATCGCTCCCGAGAAGCCGGACCCGTCTGCGCCGCGCCTGCACCCGGAGTCCGAGCGGGTCTCTCGCGAGGCGGTCGGGCACGAGTCGGTGGAGGCCTGA
- the uraD gene encoding 2-oxo-4-hydroxy-4-carboxy-5-ureidoimidazoline decarboxylase translates to MSRSRAGIPAFNVMDDDEARRHLLTCLDVPRWADEVLAGRPYDHLGQIEERMTAAARTLTDDELERALARHPRIGERADAATQDELLSAREQAGVDPADAELAERLAAGNRAYEERFGRVFIIRAAGRSGRDILDQLRLRMDNNDEVERAETIEQLTQIAHLRIQEVLA, encoded by the coding sequence ATGAGTCGCTCGCGAGCCGGGATCCCGGCCTTCAACGTGATGGACGATGACGAGGCCCGAAGGCACCTGCTGACCTGTCTCGACGTGCCGAGATGGGCCGACGAGGTGCTCGCGGGCCGTCCCTACGACCACCTCGGCCAGATCGAGGAGCGGATGACCGCCGCCGCCAGGACCCTCACCGACGACGAGCTCGAGCGTGCCCTCGCCCGGCACCCACGCATCGGTGAGCGTGCGGATGCCGCCACGCAGGACGAGCTGCTCTCGGCCAGGGAGCAGGCTGGTGTCGACCCCGCTGACGCCGAGCTCGCCGAACGGCTGGCGGCGGGCAACCGCGCCTACGAGGAGCGGTTCGGCCGGGTCTTCATCATCCGCGCGGCCGGACGCAGCGGCCGGGACATCCTCGACCAGCTCCGGCTCCGGATGGACAACAACGACGAGGTCGAGCGCGCTGAGACGATCGAGCAGCTGACCCAGATCGCCCACCTACGGATCCAGGAGGTCCTCGCCTGA